A portion of the Paenibacillus hamazuiensis genome contains these proteins:
- a CDS encoding glycoside hydrolase domain-containing protein, translating to MWKKLISVVMTGLISFSLLTPLTLETASAASDPALQTAETRNVALNAAATASGQCNGNEGARYAVDGKNDTKWCDNSSTAKKWLKLDLGQVYNINRWVVKNAAINESANSPFWNTKSFRLQKSSDGQTWEDVDTVKDNVQSIVERYVPAFSSRYIRFYVDKAADEGTTVRLYELEIYGVDSDKLPAYPATNLAPVDYVDPFINTMGDNGQTNPGPTTPFGLVALGPDSDGGAFSGYYYQDKFLKGFSHLRFSGVGCSGGGGNILMMPETRSFTKNSSEYKQQYDKNSEQASPGYYGVKLASGIGVELTASRNVGFHRYTFPETDTGSVLIDLSNSYAGMVDANLTVENNSEISGMIQSKNVCGHGYYTMYYSIQFDHDFNSYSSWQGDAVGAEPKRNGSNSGVWVNFNTKQGKVIQAKVGLSPISVEQAKYERDHDIAGWDFDAQHTRARNTWSELLNKVEITDADETNKRIFYTQLYHSFLHPNNVTSSSGTFKAGRDENTIRQTSEFGDDFEYYNGWTTWDDFRKYSLFSLLEPKKFENMVKSLVDLYGTRGSYTQWGEGYWPSPTVRNEFNGAVILDAYSKGFTNFDVYKALKGMAIDADNFSISDGEISGKLEKANSASFPMKLAELIGDRAAYEKYKDLALSYKKLWNPKQVDEEGTRRGFFTPNGYTVAKGDVLAVDKYAYQGNLWTYRWSAPQDINGLAQLMGGKKAMAKELQRFFEINEYMAINEPDLHVPYLFNYLGYPYLTQYYVRQFTTEKVAQRYHNHGPYKYEIKSRVYRDDPEGYLPSMDDDAGGMSSWFVYSAMGLFPGTPGEAYFLIGSPIFSEVKLHLDNGKTFTIKANNVSSKNRFIKSAQLNGTNFNQAWIKYADIMSGGTLEFEMDSTPNTSWGAAAGAAPPTLSFTADVDNAYGRQALIAEQSEWKYFDKGQYAGDGWTSLGYDDSGWASGPAMLGYDSTGKVQTKVSYGPDAGNKYPTTYFRKTFEVADVNGIHELDAGLIRDDGAVVYLNGHEVFRTNMPAGEVKYGTYANATVNDERDRITFIVDPAYLVKGTNVLSAEVHQANASSSDIAFEFSLEAVGEMAKPAAPTEPVVDDKANTFGWTFVPGIEQAADYEYSTDGGLKWKPATSNPQTVGPLDYEAGKVQVRVKANESLYRTSGEALLSNAAYTSDIRWDVFDLKADVNRSGNMTVDVTGTLKGNYSDSATAVFQLMDGNEQALMSNAVPVQVGSFELSQLFNVNASKYQMNVYLVDRYNGNIYDSLWLAEPIVSKPETGAPSDPPPPAPEPLPEPLPLPVVKPEPEEPDDPGNEQPGEPDLTLEFENRTEWTSAVNTFNNKPLSTEAGNSGTVVANTFNGAWLAFDNFDFGTQGANKITVEYDAPTNRAPAGSKLEIRLNAVDGELIGTVDLPNTGSAWGTYKTAKTQLSKTVTGKQKLYVVMKGSTTSSLPYIGNFDRLSFEYQKIRNDFALLELEKYDDWSTAVNPQNNGPLKTENGKSGQQVANTFSGAWLAYKGMDFGSEGVNQLSIEYSGNTANCAADAAVEIRLGGVDGLLIGKIATPPTASGWTTYKTATGPLTQTITGVQDIYFVFTGSTDATYKYIGNFDNAGFSYKAPENPGGGQPEPDKVTVEFENKSEWTAAVHPTKGGALRVEPNNGGQVVANTFSGAWLSYKAVDFGTKGKNHMTVVYDAPVQKTPADAAAEIRLGGIAGILVGTVNLTQTGNDWGTYKSAEADLTTTVTGKQDVYLVLKGSADTNHPYVGNLDSFTLEYRGVRTDFAKLELEKYDEWTTALNPQNNGPLKTENGKSGQQVANTFSGAWLAYKRMDFGSEGVNQFTVEYSGNTASCPADATVEVRLGGVNGTLVGKIATPPTANNWSTYKTATGALTQTVTGIQDVYLVLTGTGTATYKYIGNFDNASFSLSAQQPEADVTVELEAYTAWSPDLNTFNSKPLKTEANNGGTVVANTFNGAWMTYQNVDFGTKGKNYVEMVYDAPSQKAPADVKAEIRLNDKDGPVIGVLALPNTGSGWGTYKTAGVRLDQLVTGKATICVVFKGSTTTSLMYVGNLDRMKFSKAN from the coding sequence ATGTGGAAAAAGCTTATTTCCGTCGTTATGACGGGTTTGATATCGTTCAGCCTGCTGACGCCTCTGACCTTGGAGACTGCTTCGGCAGCCTCCGATCCCGCTTTGCAGACGGCGGAGACCCGAAATGTGGCGCTGAACGCGGCCGCAACCGCTTCGGGACAATGCAACGGCAACGAGGGCGCGCGTTATGCGGTTGACGGGAAAAACGATACGAAATGGTGCGACAATTCAAGCACCGCCAAAAAGTGGCTGAAGCTCGATTTGGGCCAGGTCTATAACATTAACCGGTGGGTTGTAAAAAACGCCGCGATCAACGAATCCGCGAACAGCCCGTTCTGGAACACGAAAAGCTTTCGGCTGCAAAAAAGCAGCGACGGACAAACGTGGGAGGATGTCGATACCGTCAAAGATAACGTGCAGTCGATCGTAGAGCGTTATGTTCCGGCATTCTCTTCCCGGTACATCCGGTTTTACGTCGATAAGGCGGCTGACGAAGGAACGACGGTGCGATTATATGAATTGGAGATTTACGGGGTGGACTCCGATAAGCTGCCGGCATATCCGGCAACGAACCTGGCGCCTGTAGATTATGTCGATCCGTTTATCAACACGATGGGCGACAACGGGCAGACGAACCCGGGACCGACGACGCCGTTCGGCCTCGTTGCACTGGGCCCGGACAGCGATGGCGGAGCTTTCAGCGGATACTACTATCAGGACAAATTTTTAAAGGGATTTTCGCATTTGCGGTTTAGCGGCGTTGGCTGCAGCGGCGGCGGCGGGAACATCCTGATGATGCCGGAAACCCGCTCCTTTACGAAAAACAGCAGCGAATACAAGCAGCAGTACGACAAAAACAGCGAGCAGGCTTCTCCCGGCTATTACGGCGTGAAGCTGGCCTCGGGCATCGGCGTCGAGCTGACCGCATCGCGCAATGTCGGCTTTCACCGGTACACCTTTCCGGAAACCGATACAGGCTCGGTACTGATCGATCTCTCCAATTCGTATGCCGGTATGGTGGATGCCAATCTGACCGTGGAAAACAACAGCGAGATTTCGGGTATGATCCAATCGAAAAATGTGTGCGGTCATGGATATTACACCATGTATTACTCGATCCAGTTCGATCATGATTTTAATTCCTACAGCTCCTGGCAGGGCGATGCGGTCGGGGCGGAGCCCAAACGCAACGGCTCGAACAGCGGCGTGTGGGTGAATTTCAATACGAAACAGGGCAAGGTGATCCAGGCGAAAGTAGGCCTCTCGCCGATCAGCGTGGAGCAGGCCAAATACGAGCGCGATCACGATATTGCGGGGTGGGATTTCGACGCGCAGCATACCCGTGCGAGAAACACCTGGAGCGAGCTGCTGAACAAAGTGGAAATCACCGATGCGGACGAGACGAACAAGCGGATTTTTTATACGCAGCTGTACCACTCCTTCCTGCATCCGAACAACGTGACCAGCTCCAGCGGCACGTTCAAGGCAGGCAGGGACGAGAACACGATACGCCAAACGTCGGAATTTGGCGATGACTTCGAGTACTACAACGGCTGGACCACATGGGACGACTTCCGCAAATATTCGTTGTTTTCGCTGCTTGAGCCTAAAAAGTTCGAAAACATGGTGAAGTCGCTGGTAGATCTGTACGGTACCCGAGGCTCCTATACGCAGTGGGGCGAAGGATACTGGCCGAGCCCGACCGTCAGGAACGAATTTAACGGAGCCGTTATCCTCGATGCTTACTCGAAAGGCTTTACGAATTTCGACGTATACAAAGCGCTGAAAGGAATGGCCATCGATGCGGACAATTTCTCCATCAGCGATGGAGAAATTTCCGGCAAGCTGGAGAAGGCGAACAGCGCATCTTTTCCGATGAAGCTCGCCGAATTGATCGGAGACCGGGCTGCGTACGAGAAATACAAAGATCTCGCGTTGTCTTACAAAAAGCTGTGGAATCCGAAGCAGGTGGACGAGGAGGGCACGAGACGCGGCTTCTTTACGCCAAACGGATACACCGTAGCCAAAGGGGATGTTTTGGCGGTAGACAAATATGCCTACCAAGGCAACCTGTGGACATACCGCTGGTCCGCTCCGCAGGATATTAACGGACTGGCTCAGCTCATGGGCGGCAAAAAGGCGATGGCGAAGGAGCTGCAGCGTTTTTTCGAAATCAATGAGTATATGGCTATTAACGAACCTGACCTGCATGTACCCTATTTGTTCAACTATTTGGGGTACCCTTACTTGACCCAATATTACGTAAGACAGTTTACGACGGAAAAGGTCGCCCAAAGATACCATAACCACGGTCCATACAAATACGAGATCAAATCCCGCGTTTACCGCGACGATCCGGAAGGATATTTGCCGTCGATGGACGATGACGCCGGAGGCATGTCCTCGTGGTTTGTGTACAGTGCGATGGGGCTGTTCCCGGGAACTCCGGGGGAAGCGTATTTCCTGATCGGCTCGCCGATTTTCTCCGAGGTGAAGCTGCATCTGGACAACGGAAAAACGTTCACGATCAAGGCGAATAACGTTTCCAGCAAAAACCGTTTCATCAAATCGGCGCAGCTGAACGGAACGAATTTCAACCAGGCCTGGATCAAATACGCGGATATTATGTCGGGCGGCACGCTCGAATTCGAAATGGATTCCACGCCGAACACAAGCTGGGGAGCCGCCGCCGGCGCCGCGCCGCCTACGCTTAGTTTTACCGCGGATGTGGACAACGCATACGGCCGTCAGGCGCTCATTGCCGAGCAGTCGGAGTGGAAATATTTCGACAAAGGCCAGTATGCGGGGGACGGCTGGACAAGCCTCGGCTACGACGACAGCGGCTGGGCATCCGGTCCCGCCATGCTCGGGTATGACAGCACCGGGAAAGTACAAACCAAGGTCAGCTACGGTCCGGATGCGGGCAACAAATACCCGACCACCTATTTCCGCAAAACGTTCGAAGTGGCTGACGTAAACGGTATTCATGAACTTGATGCCGGCCTGATCCGCGACGACGGAGCGGTTGTGTATCTGAACGGTCATGAGGTGTTCCGGACCAATATGCCGGCAGGGGAAGTGAAGTACGGCACCTATGCGAATGCGACGGTAAACGATGAGCGGGACCGCATTACGTTTATCGTTGATCCGGCCTATCTGGTGAAAGGCACCAATGTCTTAAGCGCCGAGGTTCATCAGGCGAACGCTTCAAGCTCGGACATCGCCTTCGAATTCAGCCTCGAAGCGGTTGGGGAAATGGCGAAGCCGGCCGCTCCGACGGAACCCGTTGTCGACGATAAGGCCAACACGTTCGGCTGGACTTTTGTTCCCGGCATCGAGCAGGCGGCCGACTATGAATACAGCACGGATGGAGGCTTGAAATGGAAGCCCGCCACTTCCAATCCGCAGACGGTCGGTCCGCTTGACTATGAAGCAGGCAAGGTGCAAGTCCGCGTGAAGGCGAATGAAAGCTTGTACCGTACATCCGGTGAAGCGCTGCTTTCGAATGCGGCATATACCTCGGACATTCGGTGGGATGTTTTCGATCTGAAAGCCGATGTGAACCGCAGCGGCAACATGACGGTCGATGTAACCGGCACGTTGAAAGGAAATTACAGCGATTCGGCCACCGCCGTTTTCCAATTGATGGACGGCAACGAGCAGGCGTTGATGTCCAACGCGGTGCCCGTGCAAGTCGGAAGCTTCGAGCTTTCCCAGCTGTTTAACGTCAATGCGAGCAAATATCAGATGAACGTGTACCTGGTCGACCGCTATAACGGCAACATCTACGATTCGCTTTGGCTTGCGGAACCGATCGTTTCGAAGCCGGAAACCGGAGCTCCATCCGATCCGCCGCCGCCGGCGCCGGAGCCTCTCCCTGAACCGCTGCCGCTGCCGGTAGTGAAACCGGAGCCGGAGGAACCGGACGATCCCGGCAATGAACAGCCGGGTGAACCCGATTTGACGTTGGAGTTCGAAAACCGGACGGAATGGACGTCTGCGGTCAACACGTTTAACAACAAACCGTTAAGTACGGAAGCGGGCAACAGCGGAACGGTTGTCGCCAACACGTTTAACGGAGCATGGCTTGCTTTTGACAACTTTGATTTCGGTACTCAGGGCGCAAATAAGATCACGGTGGAATACGATGCGCCGACGAATAGAGCGCCTGCGGGCAGCAAGCTGGAGATCAGGTTAAACGCCGTCGACGGCGAGCTGATCGGCACCGTGGACCTGCCGAATACGGGCAGCGCCTGGGGAACCTACAAAACAGCCAAAACCCAACTGAGCAAAACGGTAACCGGCAAGCAAAAGCTGTATGTGGTCATGAAAGGCAGCACGACGAGCTCGCTTCCTTACATCGGCAACTTCGACCGTTTATCTTTCGAATACCAGAAGATCAGAAACGACTTTGCTCTGTTGGAACTGGAGAAATATGACGATTGGTCAACCGCCGTCAATCCGCAGAACAACGGCCCGCTGAAGACGGAAAACGGAAAAAGCGGCCAGCAGGTCGCCAATACGTTCAGCGGCGCATGGCTTGCGTACAAAGGGATGGACTTCGGCAGCGAAGGGGTCAACCAGCTGTCCATCGAGTATTCGGGCAACACCGCGAATTGCGCAGCCGACGCGGCTGTGGAAATTCGTCTCGGCGGAGTGGACGGTCTGCTCATCGGCAAGATCGCCACGCCCCCGACAGCAAGCGGCTGGACCACCTACAAAACGGCAACCGGCCCATTGACCCAAACGATAACCGGAGTTCAAGATATCTACTTTGTGTTTACAGGGTCTACCGATGCGACTTACAAATATATCGGCAATTTCGACAATGCGGGCTTTTCCTACAAGGCGCCGGAAAACCCCGGCGGCGGACAGCCGGAGCCGGATAAAGTGACCGTCGAGTTTGAAAACAAGTCCGAATGGACCGCGGCAGTTCATCCGACCAAGGGCGGCGCGCTCAGGGTGGAGCCCAATAACGGCGGGCAAGTTGTCGCGAACACGTTTAGCGGTGCATGGCTTTCCTACAAAGCGGTCGATTTCGGCACGAAAGGGAAAAATCATATGACGGTTGTCTACGATGCACCGGTGCAGAAGACGCCTGCGGACGCCGCCGCAGAAATCCGATTGGGCGGCATTGCCGGCATTCTCGTCGGGACGGTCAATCTGACCCAAACGGGCAACGACTGGGGAACGTATAAATCCGCGGAAGCGGATCTGACGACAACGGTCACCGGCAAGCAGGATGTCTACCTGGTGCTGAAGGGAAGTGCGGATACCAATCATCCTTATGTGGGCAACCTCGACAGCTTTACCTTGGAATATCGCGGGGTTAGAACGGATTTTGCCAAGCTGGAGCTGGAGAAATACGACGAATGGACGACGGCCCTCAATCCGCAGAACAATGGCCCGTTGAAGACGGAAAACGGAAAAAGCGGCCAGCAGGTCGCCAATACGTTCAGCGGCGCATGGCTCGCGTACAAGCGGATGGATTTCGGCAGCGAGGGCGTCAATCAATTCACCGTCGAGTATTCCGGCAACACCGCAAGCTGTCCGGCCGACGCGACGGTTGAAGTCCGCCTGGGCGGAGTGAACGGCACGTTGGTCGGAAAGATTGCCACGCCGCCGACTGCGAACAATTGGAGCACCTACAAAACTGCGACGGGAGCATTGACCCAAACCGTCACCGGTATTCAAGATGTGTACCTTGTGCTTACAGGTACGGGCACTGCGACATACAAATACATCGGCAATTTTGACAACGCGAGCTTTTCATTAAGCGCGCAGCAGCCGGAAGCCGATGTGACGGTAGAGCTTGAGGCATACACAGCGTGGTCGCCCGACCTCAACACATTTAACAGCAAGCCGTTAAAGACGGAAGCGAACAACGGCGGAACGGTCGTCGCCAATACGTTCAACGGCGCCTGGATGACGTATCAAAATGTCGATTTCGGGACCAAGGGCAAAAATTACGTGGAGATGGTGTACGACGCGCCTTCGCAAAAAGCGCCGGCTGACGTCAAAGCGGAAATCCGATTGAACGACAAAGACGGTCCGGTCATCGGCGTGCTGGCCCTGCCGAATACGGGCAGCGGCTGGGGGACGTACAAAACGGCCGGCGTCCGCCTGGATCAGCTCGTGACCGGCAAGGCGACGATTTGCGTCGTTTTCAAAGGTTCGACGACAACCAGCCTCATGTATGTAGGCAACCTGGACCGGATGAAATTTTCCAAGGCCAATTAA
- a CDS encoding ABC transporter ATP-binding protein has protein sequence MILEFNGVTKVYSGPKKTETVANDNLSLSIKEGEIMGLLGHNGAGKTTLMNQAVGLTTPTSGEILLMGKSVAKDPVRARTLCSVQPQSQLPLGSLTPTQAVSIMGKMRGGRPEDVSRRMKQLFEALDIGSWANKEGMHLSGGVRRLTAFCMAVVTPGKVVILDEPTNDVDPVRRRYLWGEIRKLTDNGSSVILVTHNVLEAEKAVDRVAILHKGKFLALGTPSEVKRSFSSHLRLEASLATNDPIETPGWALSAHRTGERVTYALEQGAVTVAIDWAGERVNQGSFIDYSLSPTTLEDVYVQLTEEKEGQPQ, from the coding sequence ATGATATTGGAATTCAACGGGGTCACCAAAGTTTACTCCGGTCCGAAAAAAACAGAGACCGTAGCAAACGACAATCTCAGCTTGTCCATCAAGGAAGGCGAGATTATGGGGCTCCTCGGCCACAACGGAGCCGGCAAAACGACGCTGATGAACCAGGCCGTAGGACTGACCACGCCGACCAGCGGGGAAATTTTGCTGATGGGAAAGTCGGTGGCGAAAGACCCGGTCAGAGCGAGAACGCTTTGCTCGGTGCAGCCGCAATCGCAATTGCCGCTCGGAAGCCTGACGCCGACGCAGGCCGTATCGATTATGGGCAAAATGCGCGGAGGGCGTCCCGAAGATGTATCCCGGCGGATGAAGCAGCTGTTTGAGGCGCTCGATATCGGCAGTTGGGCGAACAAGGAGGGCATGCACCTGTCGGGCGGCGTTCGCAGGTTGACGGCTTTTTGCATGGCGGTGGTCACTCCGGGCAAGGTGGTCATCCTGGACGAGCCGACGAACGATGTCGATCCTGTGCGGCGCCGTTATCTTTGGGGCGAGATCCGCAAGCTGACCGACAACGGAAGTTCGGTCATCCTGGTAACGCATAATGTGCTCGAAGCCGAGAAGGCGGTGGACCGCGTCGCTATTTTACATAAAGGCAAGTTTTTGGCGCTCGGAACCCCTTCCGAGGTGAAGCGTTCGTTCAGCAGCCATCTTCGCCTTGAGGCAAGCCTCGCAACAAACGATCCGATCGAAACGCCGGGCTGGGCGCTATCCGCTCATCGGACCGGGGAGCGCGTAACGTATGCACTGGAGCAGGGGGCGGTAACTGTGGCGATCGATTGGGCGGGCGAACGGGTCAATCAGGGCAGCTTTATCGATTATTCGTTATCCCCGACGACCCTCGAAGACGTCTATGTGCAGCTCACCGAGGAGAAGGAGGGGCAGCCCCAATGA
- a CDS encoding ABC transporter permease: MNVWKQFGYVFQLQFLRSAGHLVFFAIIQIMISLGIVIGFTYLFDNPDPHTVLFLATGAPTIILILTGLVILPQQIASAKVEGYIDFVRTWPVNRAVIMSADTLIWLLITIPGIVLASLCAHFIFHPGYDISWTIIPAMLLTALTSIGVGYGFSYGLPPQGSMALSQVLIFGALMFSPINFPMERLPEWLQALHSVLPLYSMAEVIRASMAASTFAVDAKHYIILTIWAVIGYGGAILVLNRK; encoded by the coding sequence ATGAATGTGTGGAAGCAGTTCGGCTACGTTTTTCAATTGCAGTTTTTGCGGAGCGCCGGGCATCTGGTGTTTTTCGCCATCATCCAAATCATGATTTCGCTCGGTATCGTCATCGGTTTCACCTATTTGTTCGATAATCCCGACCCGCACACGGTTTTATTCCTGGCCACCGGGGCGCCGACGATTATTTTGATATTGACGGGGCTTGTCATATTGCCGCAGCAGATCGCCAGCGCGAAAGTCGAAGGTTATATCGATTTCGTCCGCACATGGCCCGTGAACCGCGCGGTGATTATGTCGGCCGATACGCTGATCTGGCTGCTTATCACGATTCCCGGCATCGTGCTGGCGTCGCTTTGCGCCCATTTCATTTTTCATCCCGGGTATGACATATCGTGGACGATCATTCCGGCCATGCTGCTCACGGCGCTCACCTCGATCGGCGTCGGCTACGGATTTTCCTACGGCTTGCCGCCGCAAGGCTCGATGGCTCTTTCCCAGGTGCTGATCTTCGGGGCTCTCATGTTCTCGCCGATCAACTTTCCGATGGAACGCCTTCCGGAATGGCTGCAAGCGCTGCACAGCGTGCTGCCGCTTTATTCGATGGCCGAGGTCATCCGCGCTTCCATGGCGGCCTCCACCTTCGCCGTCGATGCCAAGCATTACATCATTCTGACCATCTGGGCCGTGATCGGGTATGGCGGAGCCATCCTTGTGCTGAACCGGAAGTAA
- a CDS encoding 3-hydroxyacyl-CoA dehydrogenase family protein translates to MTVVAVVGAGVMGVDVAATAAHYGYDVILKDVDPGVLSEAPAIMRRNVRSYRMVSPELQEWNAADIVGRITFTDTYEGFGQADWVIENVTEDWEVKSAVYKELSGVCSAEAFFAVNTSCISITKLAALMPRPERVIGMHFMNPVPLKEAVETVRGFHTSEETIAASESLLRSMNKTAILVNDFPGFVANRLSHLFMNEAAFLVQDRVAEPAQIDAIFKQGYGHRMGPLETADLIGLDTVVRSLEVLYQNYQDPKFRCCPLLRQMVDAGLYGRKSGRGFNMY, encoded by the coding sequence ATGACGGTGGTTGCAGTGGTTGGAGCGGGTGTGATGGGCGTCGATGTAGCCGCAACGGCGGCGCATTACGGATACGACGTCATTTTGAAGGATGTCGACCCCGGCGTTTTGTCGGAGGCGCCTGCTATCATGCGCAGAAACGTGCGGAGCTACCGCATGGTGTCCCCGGAGCTTCAGGAATGGAACGCGGCTGACATCGTCGGCCGGATTACGTTCACGGATACATACGAAGGTTTTGGACAGGCCGATTGGGTCATTGAAAACGTGACGGAGGACTGGGAAGTCAAAAGCGCGGTGTATAAGGAATTAAGCGGGGTTTGTTCCGCGGAAGCGTTCTTTGCCGTCAATACGAGCTGCATCTCGATTACGAAATTGGCGGCGCTGATGCCGCGTCCCGAGCGCGTGATCGGCATGCATTTCATGAATCCGGTTCCGCTCAAGGAGGCGGTCGAGACGGTGCGCGGCTTCCATACGTCGGAGGAGACGATCGCAGCCTCCGAAAGCTTGCTGCGCAGCATGAACAAGACGGCCATCTTGGTGAACGATTTCCCCGGTTTCGTGGCCAACCGCCTTTCCCATCTGTTTATGAACGAAGCGGCGTTTCTCGTTCAGGATCGCGTGGCCGAGCCGGCGCAGATCGACGCCATTTTCAAGCAGGGGTACGGTCACAGGATGGGACCGCTCGAAACAGCGGATTTGATCGGGCTCGATACGGTCGTCCGTTCGCTGGAAGTGCTTTATCAAAATTACCAGGACCCGAAGTTCCGCTGCTGTCCTCTGCTCAGGCAGATGGTCGACGCGGGATTGTACGGGCGAAAGAGCGGACGCGGTTTTAACATGTATTAG
- a CDS encoding HAD-IIIC family phosphatase: MKEIKCVVWDLDNTMWDGILAEGDQVRLKPGIAHIVQTLDARGILLSIASKNSYDDAMSQLKTFGLDEYFLYPQIGWNAKSASIAAIQRELNIGMDTILFLDDQAFERDEVKSVYPEVTVVDSAEYNDMLAWPRLNPKFITEDSARRRQMYLEDQKRKAEEEEYEGPTSEFLAGLNMEFTVSVAREDDLQRAAELTVRTNQLNSTGIPYGYDELRGLMISPKHRLWICELTDKYGSYGKIGLVLVEAVEDVWIIRLLLMSCRTVARGVGSVLLTFLMKEAKAEGKRLQADFRRTERNRPMLMTYQFAGFKEASRVNDVILFENDLTDIQEYPPYIKVRYLENIRK; this comes from the coding sequence TTGAAGGAAATCAAATGTGTCGTTTGGGATTTGGACAATACGATGTGGGACGGCATCCTGGCCGAGGGCGATCAGGTTCGTCTGAAGCCGGGCATTGCGCATATCGTACAAACGCTGGACGCGCGCGGCATTCTGCTGTCCATCGCCAGCAAAAACAGCTATGACGATGCGATGTCGCAATTGAAAACGTTCGGTCTCGATGAATACTTCCTGTATCCGCAAATCGGCTGGAACGCCAAATCCGCATCGATTGCAGCCATTCAGCGGGAGCTGAACATCGGGATGGACACGATTCTTTTCCTGGATGACCAGGCTTTCGAGCGGGACGAGGTCAAGTCCGTATATCCGGAGGTAACCGTCGTCGACTCGGCCGAATATAACGATATGCTCGCCTGGCCCCGCCTGAATCCGAAGTTCATCACCGAGGACAGCGCCCGGCGCCGGCAGATGTATCTCGAGGACCAGAAACGCAAGGCGGAGGAGGAAGAATACGAAGGCCCCACTTCGGAATTTTTGGCCGGTCTGAATATGGAATTTACCGTCTCCGTGGCGCGGGAGGACGATTTGCAGCGTGCAGCGGAGCTGACCGTGCGAACCAACCAGCTCAATTCCACCGGCATTCCCTACGGCTACGACGAGCTGAGGGGGCTGATGATTTCCCCGAAGCATCGCTTGTGGATTTGCGAGCTGACGGACAAATATGGCTCTTACGGAAAAATCGGCCTCGTCCTGGTGGAAGCGGTGGAGGACGTCTGGATCATCCGGCTGCTGCTCATGTCATGCCGTACGGTCGCCAGGGGCGTCGGCTCGGTGCTGCTGACCTTTCTGATGAAGGAGGCCAAGGCCGAGGGCAAAAGGCTGCAGGCGGATTTTCGCCGCACGGAGCGCAACCGGCCGATGCTGATGACTTATCAGTTCGCAGGCTTCAAGGAAGCGAGCCGGGTAAACGATGTCATTTTGTTCGAGAACGACCTGACCGACATTCAGGAGTATCCTCCCTACATAAAGGTCCGTTATTTGGAAAACATTCGAAAGTAA
- a CDS encoding phosphopantetheine-binding protein → MMHIESEARSVIRKFIEQNMSAFKDADELGDSDNIFEKGFVTSIFAVRLLDFIENKFDVQVPDEDITLVNFCSVDRMIALIGRIRSAANV, encoded by the coding sequence ATGATGCACATAGAGAGCGAAGCGCGCTCCGTCATTCGCAAGTTTATTGAGCAAAACATGAGCGCGTTCAAGGATGCCGACGAGCTCGGCGACTCCGACAATATTTTTGAAAAAGGATTCGTCACTTCCATTTTCGCCGTACGTCTGCTCGATTTCATTGAAAACAAGTTCGACGTCCAGGTGCCGGATGAGGACATCACGCTCGTTAATTTTTGCTCCGTGGACCGGATGATTGCCTTGATCGGCAGGATCAGGAGCGCCGCCAATGTCTGA